The DNA region CCAACCGGGCCGCCGACAACTTGGAAGCCATGCCCCCGGTCCCCAGCGCGCCACCGGAACCGGCGATCACACCGTCCAGATCCGCGCTGCTGCGCACCTCCGGAATGAAATTCGCCGAACCCTTGCGCGGGTCACCGTCGTAGAGGCCGTCCACATCCGACAGCAGGATCAACGCGTCCGCGCCGACCAGATGCGCGACCAGCGCGGCCAGCCGGTCGTTGTCGCCGAAACGGATCTCTTCCGTTGCGACGGTGTCGTTCTCGTTCACCACCGCGATCGCGTGCAGCGACCGCAGCCGATCCAGGGTTCGCTGGGCATTGCGATGCGGCTCGCGGCGGCCGAAATCCCCCGCGCTCAACAACACCTGGCCGACCACCCGGTCGTAGCGGGCGAAAGAGGTGCCCCACGCGTGCGCCAAAGCCAGCTGCCCGACACTCGCCGCGGCCTGCTTGGTCGCGAGATCCTTGGGCCGCTTGGACAATCCGAGCGGAGCCATGCCCGCGCCGATCGCGCCCGAGGACACCACCACCAGATCCGAACCCGCGCGCATGCGGGTCTCCACCGCATCGGCCAGCCGGTCCAGGCGGCCGGTATCGAGACCGCCCTCCAGGCTGGTCAGCGCCGACGAGCCGATCTTCACCACCACGCTGCGCGCCGACGCGATGGCCTGCCGCGCCGCGCTGAGTTCCCCGGCGCCACGCTCGGCCGCCTGAGTGCCACTCGAACTCACTTGCACCACACCTCAATTCGCCTGCGATACCGAAGCACCGTCGCACCCGAATCCGTCGTTCGCCCACACCGGCTGTCCGCTCCGTCGCGAACAGCCCGGTGGCACAGTATTACTCGTTCTCGTCGACCAGGCCACGACGCACGCGCGAAGCGTGCTTGCGCTCGGCCGCACCGATGCGCTCGGTCTGATCCAGGCGCGGGTCCACGCCACGGCGGGTCAGCAGGGTGTCCACACCCGCGGAAATCGAAGGCTCCCAATCGAAGCAGTAATCCGCGATGGTCACCGAAGCGCCCGGCTCGGCGCCCAGCTTGACCAGCTCGTCCTCGACACCGAGGCGGGCCAGGCGATCCGCCAGGTAGCCCACGGCCTCGTCGTTGTCGAACTGGGTCTGGCGCACCCACCGCTCGGGCCGCTCGCCCACCACGATGAAGCCGCCCTCGACCTCGGGATCACGGATGACCCGGAAACCGCTGTCGCCCTTGGCGACCGGGCGGATGATGGCCCGCTTCGGCTCCGCCTTCGGATGCGCCTCGCGGTACTCGGCGACCATCTCGGCCAGCGCGAAGGTCAACGGCAGCAAGCCTTCCCGGCTCACCGCCGAGATCTTGAACACCGGCCAGCCGCGCTTCTCGAACTCCGGCAGCACGAACTCGGCCAGCTCGTCGGCATCGGGGATATCGGCCTTGTTGAGGATCACCACGCGCGGGCGATCGGCCAGATCACCCAGACCGGTGTCACCGGCCAGCGCGGGCTGATACGCCGCCAGCTCGGCCTCCAGCGCATCCACATCCGACACCGGATCACGACCGGGCTCCAGCGTGGCGCAGTCCACCACATGAGCCAGCACCGCGCAGCGCTCCAGGTGCCGCAGGAAGTCCAGACCCAGACCGCGGCCCTCGCTCGCGCCCGGAATCAGACCCGGCACGTCGGCCACGGTGAACGTCGTATCGCCGGCGAGCACCACACCGAGGTTCGGCACCAGCGTGGTGAACGGGTAATCCGCGATCTTCGGCTTGGCCGCCGACAGCACCGACACCAGCGACGACTTACCGGCCGACGGGAAACCCACCAGGCCGACATCGGCGACCGACTTCAGCTCCAGAACGACATCGCGCTCCTGGCCGTCCTCGCCGAGCAGCGCGAAACCGGGCGCCTTGCGCGCCTTGGACACCAGCGCCGCGTTGCCGAGCCCGCCGCGACCACCCCGGGCCGCCACGTACTGGGTGCCCGCGCCGGTCAGGTCCGCCAGCACCTCGCCGTCGGTGCTCATCACCACGGTGCCGTCCGGCACCTTCAGCAGCAGCCCCTCGCCCTGCTTGCCATTGCGGTTGCTGCCCTCACCGGGCTTGCCGTTCCCGCCCTTGGCATGCGGGTGGAAATGGAAGTCCAGCAGCGTGTGCACGTTCGGGTCGACCTCGAGGGTCACGTCCCCGCCGTTGCCGCCGTTACCGCCGTCGGGTCCACCCAACGGCATGAACTTCTCCCGGCGCACCGAAGCGCAGCCGTGTCCACCCTTGCCCGCACGCACGTGCAGCTCGACACGGTCGATGAATTTGGACATATCGGTGATCATCCTCCTTCAGGACTTGTCGACTGAATGTGACGCCCCGGGACTCGGCAGGAAGCGCGAGCGGGGCTGCGAACAGCAAAGCGGGCCAGGGTTAGTGCAACCCTGACCCGCTTCGAAAAGCTAGTGGAGCGGACTCCGGTGCGCCGGTCAGGCGTTCACCGGCTCCGGCACCACGATGTTGACGGTCTTGCGACCACGCTTGGTACCGAACTGCACCGCGCCCGCCTCGAGAGCGAACAGCGTGTCGTCGCCGCCACGGCCGACGTTGACGCCGGGGTGGAAGTGCGTGCCGCGCTGGCGAACCAGGATCTCGCCGGCCTTGACGGCCTGACCGCCGAAGCGCTTCACGCCGAGCCGCTGGGCATTCGAATCGCGACCATTGCGCGAGCTGGATGCACCCTTCTTATGTGCCATTTCAAACTCCTCGTGCCGGGGTGACGAACCCCAAGTCGGATTACTTGATGCCGGTGACCTTCAGGACCGTCAGCTTCTGACGGTGGCCCTGACGCTTGTGGTAGCCGGTCTTGTTCTTGAACTTGTGGATGCGGATCTTCGGGCCCTTGGTCTGTTCGACGACCTCGGCGGACACGGAAACCTTCGCCAGCTTGTCAGCATCGGTGGTCAGCTCGGCGCCGTCAACGACCAGCACCGGCGCCAGGGACACAGCAGTGCCCGGCTCACCCTCGATCTTCTCGACCTTCACCAGGTCACCGACCGCGACCTTGTACTGCTTTCCGCCGGTCTTGACGATTGCGTACGATGCCATCGGTCGGCTGCCCTTCTTTCTTTACAAGTGCTCGGCACTATGTTCACACGGCTGGTCATCCGATTCACAATCGGTAACCGCCGCAGACTGGTCTGGGTATTCACCGCCGCCTCGGGCCAGTGGCTCTAACGAACCGAACCGGGCCCACTCACAGCACTAGTCACAACAGAGTGCCGTCGCAGGGGGCAGCGACTGACCAAGACTACAGGACACCGGTGACCACTCCAAACCGGGGCTGCCGCACCGCTCTCCCGCAGGTGTCGCGTTCTTACAAGATCGCGCCACGCCACCCGGGCACAATCGAACCATGCGAGCGACAGGCACCTTCAGCGTCAAGTCCTTCACCCCCACCGACATCACCCCCGACCCCGCCGTCGCCACCGGACTGCCGGTCGGACTGTCGAAGATGGAGAAGCAGTTCGAGGGCGAGGTCGCGGGGCGTTCCGCCACCCTGTTCACCGCCGCCTTCGACCAGGAACAGGGCATCGGGACCTACCTGGCGATGGAATCCTTCGAAGGCACCCTCAACGGGCAGGCGGGCGCGTTCAACTTCGTGCACGCGGCCTCGACCACCGGCACCGATCGCAGCGATGGGTTCTTCGCCATCGTGCCGGGCAGCGGCACCGGCGCGCTGACGGGCATCACCGGCAAGGGCGACATCGCCATCGACGCGGACGGCACCCACCGCATCTGGTTCGAGTACGAACTCGCCTGACCCACGCCGAAAGACCGTGGCCCCGCCGGGATTCCGGCGGGGCCACGGTCGTCTCACGCGAGCTGCGAGCTACTTCGCGCTGAGGGTGCTGCTGCCGGCGGACAGCAGCTTGGTGATGGTCTGGACGAGCAGGTCGCTCAGGAAGTCGGCTGCGGAACCCATGTGATTTCCCCTTCTGTGATGGATCGACCGCTGTGATGGATCGAACGCCCGGAGCCTGTGCGCACAACGTTGCCGGACCGTGAGCGGTCCGTGAATGGCGTTCATCATACGAGGAAAAAGCTGTGGCCCCACCGGAATCCGGCGGGGCCACAGTCGATCTCCTACGTGGAGGCTAGTTCTCGCCCTCCGGCGCACCGGCGGGACGGCCCGCGGCCCGACGGCGCGGGCGGGCCCGCGGCGGGACCACGGCCGGAGCCAGGTCGTCGAGGTTGAAGCCCGGCTTGTCGGCCTGCTCACCGCTGGAGAGCACGAACACCGCGCCCTGGCTGTCGGACGCGGGAGCCGCGGCCGTGCGCGCCACCCGGCGACGGGCGGGACGACGACCCGACGGCACCGATGCGGCGGCCTCCGCCGCGGCCACGGCGGCCACAGCCGCCTTCGCCTCGGCGATCGGCGATTCGATTGCCTCCGGCTCGGATTCGACCACCACGGTGTCCGCGGCGGGCGCGGACGCGGCGGCCTGCACCTCGGACGCGGCCTCGGCCTCGTCCGCCAGCGCCTCGGCGGCAGCGGCCGCTGCCGCTGCGGTGGCCTCGGCGGTCACCGCGGACGCGGCAGCGCCGTTGGTGAGCGCGGCGCCCTCGGCGGTCAGTTCCTCGTCGGTCACGTGCGCGGCCATGGCGAGGGCGACCGGGTGGGCCCGCTTGGTGGCGGCCTTCTCGGCCTTCTCCGCCAGATCCTCGGGCTTCTCGGCCGGCTCCTCGGCCACCGGTTCGACGGCCGGGGCCGGCTCGGCGGCAGCGGCGTTGCGGTCCTTGCGACGACGACGCGAACCCTCGCGACGGCTCACGCCCTCCCCGCTGTCCCCACCGGCCGGAGCCGAGGATTCGACCGGGTAGTTGTGCACCAGGATGCCGCGGCCGTGGCAGGTCTCACAGGTGGTGGAGAACGCCTCGACCAGGCCGGTGCCCAGCTTCTTACGGGTCATCTGGACCAGGCCCAGCGAGGTGACCTCGGAAACCTGGTGGCGGGTGCGGTCGCGGCCCAGCGCCTCGGTCAAGCGGCGTAGCACCAGATCCCGGTTGGACTCGAGCACCATGTCGATGAAGTCGACGACGATCATGCCGCCGATGTCGCGCAACCGCATCTGGCGCACGATCTCCTCGGCCGCCTCCAGGTTGTTGCGGGTCACCGTCTCCTCGAGGTTGGACCCGCCCGACCCGGTGAACTTGCCGGTGTTGACGTCGACCACGGTCATCGCCTCGGTGCGATCGATCACCAGGGTGCCGCCCGAGGGCAGCCACACCTTGCGGTCCAGGGCCTTGGCCAGCTGCTCGTCGATGCGCAGGCTGCCGAAGACGTCCACCGCGCTGTTGTCGTAGCGCTCGACGCGGGCCAGCATGTCCGGAGCGACCGTGCGCACGTAGTTCTCGACCGTGGTCCAGGCGCGCTCGCCCTCGATGACCAGCTTCGAGAAGTCCTCGTTGAACAGGTCGCGGACCACCTTGACCAGCAGGTCAGGCTCCTCGTAGAGGGTCTTGGGCGCGCCCGATCCCTGCTTGGACTGCTCCTCGATGGTGCGCCAGGTCGCCTGCAGCCGTTCGACGTCGCGGGCCAGCTCCGGCTCGGAGACACCCTCCGACGCGGTACGGATGATGACACCCGCGTCCTGCGGCACGATGTCGCGCAGGATCTCCTTGAGCCGCTTGCGCTCGGTGTCGGGCAGCTTGCGCGAGATACCGGTCGAGGAGCCGCCCGGCACGTACACCAGGAAGCGACCGGCCAGGCTGATCTGCGTGGTCAGGCGGGCGCCCTTGTGGCCCACCGGATCCTTCGAGACCTGCACCAGCACGGTGTCACCGGGCCGCAGCGCCTGCTCGATCTTGCGCTCCTTGCCGCCCAGACCGGCGGCCTCCCAGTTCACCTCGCCCGCGTACAGCACGCCGTTGCGGCCGCGGCCGATGTCGACGAAGGCGGCCTCCATCGACGGCAGCACGTTCTGCACCTTGCCCAGGTACACGTTGCCGACCATGGACGCCGAGCCCGTGGAGGTCACGAAGTGCTCGACCAGGATGTTGTCCTCGAGCACCGCCACCTGGGTCGTGGAGGTCGGGTGTTCGGGGAAGTGCTTCTCGCGCACCACCATCACCCGGTCCACCGCTTCGCGGCGGGCCAGGAACTCCGACTCGGTCAGGATCGGCGGGCGGCGGCGGCCGGCCTCGCGACCGTCGCGGCGGCGCTGGCGCTTGGCCTCCAGGCGGGTGGAACCGCTGATGCCCTGCACCTCGTCCACCTGCGCGGCGGCGCGGCGCTTGCTGCGCGGCTCCCGCTCGTGCACGACGGTGTTCGGCGGATCGTCGTCGGAGACCTCGGGCTCGTTGTCGTCCCCGCCCTTGCGGCGGCGACGGCGACGGCGGCGACGGCTGCTCGAACCCTCGGGCACGCCCGCGTCGTCGTCCTCGTCGGCGGCCTCGGTGTCGGCGGCTTCGGCCGGCTCGTCCTCGGTGTCGGACTCCTCGTCCTCGCCCTCGGCGTCGCCGTGCTGCTCACCGCGACCCCGGCCGCGGCCGCGACGGCCCCGGCGGCGGCGACGCGAGGTGCCCTCGCGCTGCTCCCGGTCCTGATCGCCGTCCCAGTCGCCCTCGTCCTCGGCGTCCTCGGCGGCGGTGTCCTCGGTGACCGCGGTGGCCGCGTCCTCGGAAGGCGCAGAGAGGTGGAGCCGCTTCTCCTCGGCGGCGACCGGCTCTTCGACGCGCGGCTTGCGCTCACGGCGCTTGCGGCGGGTCTCCTCCACGGCCGTGGCGTCCGGCGACAGGAACAGCGGCGCCGCGACGACGGCGGCCGGCTGATACTGCACCTGCTCTTCGACCTGGGCTTCGCTCAGGAAGGGGCTGGCGAACAGGGTGGACTGCGACGAGGTCGGGGTGACCGCAGACTCGGCGGCCTCGACTTCCTCGGCGGCCAGCTCGTCGGCGGCCCGGTCGTCGCCCGCGGCGATGGCGGCGGCGACGGTGGTTTCGGCGATCGGTCCCGGACCCGCCGGGGCGCCCTCGACATCACGCGGCCCGAAGGCGTCGCGCACGGTCTCGGCGACGGTGCGATCCAGACTCGACTGCGGGCTTCTCGCTTGAGCGCCCATCTCGGTCAGGTGGGCCAGAATACGTTTGCTGGTGGTGCCCAGCAGCTTCGCCAGTGCGTGCACTCGGATCCGTTCCGGCAATTGTCCGGCAGCCGGGGTGATCTGAGCGCCCCCTTCACCGTTCACCTGCGATGCGTCCTGCGGCTCTTGATCGGCCACGAAATCTCCTCGGGGCCCCCGGGCGCGTTCCTACTTAGGAGTGACGCGGCCGACGCGGGGGCACTGTTCTGTTGGCCTCACGCCCGGAGGCGCGAGATCGTAAGTCTTCGCGCCGCGTGGCCCGTTATCACCGGTGTCTCGTCGTTCGGGCTAACAGGTCACG from Nocardia tengchongensis includes:
- the obgE gene encoding GTPase ObgE, with translation MSKFIDRVELHVRAGKGGHGCASVRREKFMPLGGPDGGNGGNGGDVTLEVDPNVHTLLDFHFHPHAKGGNGKPGEGSNRNGKQGEGLLLKVPDGTVVMSTDGEVLADLTGAGTQYVAARGGRGGLGNAALVSKARKAPGFALLGEDGQERDVVLELKSVADVGLVGFPSAGKSSLVSVLSAAKPKIADYPFTTLVPNLGVVLAGDTTFTVADVPGLIPGASEGRGLGLDFLRHLERCAVLAHVVDCATLEPGRDPVSDVDALEAELAAYQPALAGDTGLGDLADRPRVVILNKADIPDADELAEFVLPEFEKRGWPVFKISAVSREGLLPLTFALAEMVAEYREAHPKAEPKRAIIRPVAKGDSGFRVIRDPEVEGGFIVVGERPERWVRQTQFDNDEAVGYLADRLARLGVEDELVKLGAEPGASVTIADYCFDWEPSISAGVDTLLTRRGVDPRLDQTERIGAAERKHASRVRRGLVDENE
- the proB gene encoding glutamate 5-kinase, yielding MSSSGTQAAERGAGELSAARQAIASARSVVVKIGSSALTSLEGGLDTGRLDRLADAVETRMRAGSDLVVVSSGAIGAGMAPLGLSKRPKDLATKQAAASVGQLALAHAWGTSFARYDRVVGQVLLSAGDFGRREPHRNAQRTLDRLRSLHAIAVVNENDTVATEEIRFGDNDRLAALVAHLVGADALILLSDVDGLYDGDPRKGSANFIPEVRSSADLDGVIAGSGGALGTGGMASKLSAARLAADAGVPVLLAAASDAAAALSGATVGTAFAARPVRLSARKFWVRHAADARGAVHLDAGAVSAVSERRHSLLAAGITSVTGHFYGGDVIDLIAPDGVLVARGVAAYDSDELETMKGLSTTALPDSMQRPVVHADDLVKV
- a CDS encoding DUF3224 domain-containing protein — translated: MRATGTFSVKSFTPTDITPDPAVATGLPVGLSKMEKQFEGEVAGRSATLFTAAFDQEQGIGTYLAMESFEGTLNGQAGAFNFVHAASTTGTDRSDGFFAIVPGSGTGALTGITGKGDIAIDADGTHRIWFEYELA
- the rpmA gene encoding 50S ribosomal protein L27; this translates as MAHKKGASSSRNGRDSNAQRLGVKRFGGQAVKAGEILVRQRGTHFHPGVNVGRGGDDTLFALEAGAVQFGTKRGRKTVNIVVPEPVNA
- a CDS encoding translation initiation factor IF-2 N-terminal domain-containing protein, with protein sequence MNGEGGAQITPAAGQLPERIRVHALAKLLGTTSKRILAHLTEMGAQARSPQSSLDRTVAETVRDAFGPRDVEGAPAGPGPIAETTVAAAIAAGDDRAADELAAEEVEAAESAVTPTSSQSTLFASPFLSEAQVEEQVQYQPAAVVAAPLFLSPDATAVEETRRKRRERKPRVEEPVAAEEKRLHLSAPSEDAATAVTEDTAAEDAEDEGDWDGDQDREQREGTSRRRRRGRRGRGRGRGEQHGDAEGEDEESDTEDEPAEAADTEAADEDDDAGVPEGSSSRRRRRRRRRKGGDDNEPEVSDDDPPNTVVHEREPRSKRRAAAQVDEVQGISGSTRLEAKRQRRRDGREAGRRRPPILTESEFLARREAVDRVMVVREKHFPEHPTSTTQVAVLEDNILVEHFVTSTGSASMVGNVYLGKVQNVLPSMEAAFVDIGRGRNGVLYAGEVNWEAAGLGGKERKIEQALRPGDTVLVQVSKDPVGHKGARLTTQISLAGRFLVYVPGGSSTGISRKLPDTERKRLKEILRDIVPQDAGVIIRTASEGVSEPELARDVERLQATWRTIEEQSKQGSGAPKTLYEEPDLLVKVVRDLFNEDFSKLVIEGERAWTTVENYVRTVAPDMLARVERYDNSAVDVFGSLRIDEQLAKALDRKVWLPSGGTLVIDRTEAMTVVDVNTGKFTGSGGSNLEETVTRNNLEAAEEIVRQMRLRDIGGMIVVDFIDMVLESNRDLVLRRLTEALGRDRTRHQVSEVTSLGLVQMTRKKLGTGLVEAFSTTCETCHGRGILVHNYPVESSAPAGGDSGEGVSRREGSRRRRKDRNAAAAEPAPAVEPVAEEPAEKPEDLAEKAEKAATKRAHPVALAMAAHVTDEELTAEGAALTNGAAASAVTAEATAAAAAAAAEALADEAEAASEVQAAASAPAADTVVVESEPEAIESPIAEAKAAVAAVAAAEAAASVPSGRRPARRRVARTAAAPASDSQGAVFVLSSGEQADKPGFNLDDLAPAVVPPRARPRRRAAGRPAGAPEGEN
- the rplU gene encoding 50S ribosomal protein L21; amino-acid sequence: MASYAIVKTGGKQYKVAVGDLVKVEKIEGEPGTAVSLAPVLVVDGAELTTDADKLAKVSVSAEVVEQTKGPKIRIHKFKNKTGYHKRQGHRQKLTVLKVTGIK